From Vallitalea longa, one genomic window encodes:
- a CDS encoding ABC transporter ATP-binding protein has product MSLLKIDDLSVEVEGKNVLEGLNLDMQKGETHVLLGPNASGKSTLLSALLGFPKYNIKKGKIIYKDKDITNINIEERAKRGIAAVYQNPPAINITLKDLLDKISKRNVKIEGIESLMQRNVNIGFSGGERKFSEVIQVISMNPDLIILDELDAGLDVENLERLSLLVKEQLNDKTILLITHRGKALNYFRPDYAHVMIDGKITCSSRNWEKIWKLIEECGYEKCKTCKLSSSR; this is encoded by the coding sequence ATGAGTTTGTTGAAGATTGATGATCTAAGTGTTGAGGTTGAAGGTAAAAATGTGTTGGAAGGCTTAAATCTAGATATGCAGAAAGGCGAGACTCATGTATTATTAGGTCCAAATGCTTCAGGTAAATCAACATTGCTAAGTGCTTTGTTGGGTTTCCCTAAGTATAATATAAAAAAAGGCAAGATCATTTATAAGGATAAGGATATAACTAATATCAATATTGAAGAAAGAGCGAAGAGAGGTATAGCAGCCGTTTACCAGAATCCTCCTGCCATTAATATAACATTAAAGGATCTACTAGATAAGATAAGTAAAAGAAATGTCAAGATAGAAGGAATAGAGTCTCTGATGCAGAGAAATGTCAATATCGGTTTCTCAGGTGGAGAAAGAAAATTTTCAGAAGTGATTCAAGTCATAAGCATGAATCCAGACTTAATAATATTAGATGAATTAGATGCTGGACTTGATGTTGAAAATCTGGAAAGACTGAGTTTATTAGTTAAAGAACAATTAAATGATAAAACTATACTATTAATAACTCACAGAGGTAAAGCACTTAATTATTTTAGACCTGACTATGCGCATGTGATGATAGACGGGAAAATCACTTGTTCATCTAGGAATTGGGAAAAAATATGGAAACTAATAGAGGAGTGTGGCTATGAGAAGTGTAAAACATGCAAATTATCTTCAAGTAGATAA
- a CDS encoding nitrogenase iron protein NifH codes for MKKIAIYGKGGIGKSTTVSNLSRALSAKGKTVMQIGCDPKADSTKSLVGGKRIPTILDTLKEKKKDTKLNDLIVVGDGGVLCLEAGGPTPGIGCAGRGIISAFEKLEELNAYDIYKPDVVIYDVLGDVVCGGFAMPLRKGYSDEVFIVTSGEMMSMYAANNIATAVKQFSNREYASLGGLILNAKNIENETKLVENLSKELKTTIIQRIPRNPIVQKAENLGKTVVEAFPEDDMSSVYMELAEKII; via the coding sequence ATGAAAAAGATAGCTATTTATGGAAAAGGTGGTATAGGTAAATCGACAACAGTTTCGAATTTATCAAGGGCATTATCAGCCAAAGGTAAAACAGTGATGCAGATTGGTTGTGATCCAAAAGCCGATTCTACTAAGAGTCTTGTAGGAGGAAAGAGAATTCCAACTATTTTAGATACATTAAAAGAAAAGAAAAAAGATACAAAGTTGAATGATCTTATTGTTGTTGGTGATGGAGGAGTATTATGTTTAGAGGCAGGAGGTCCTACACCAGGAATAGGTTGTGCAGGTAGAGGTATAATATCAGCATTTGAAAAACTTGAAGAGCTTAATGCTTATGATATATATAAACCAGATGTGGTAATTTATGATGTATTAGGTGATGTGGTTTGTGGTGGATTCGCTATGCCTCTTAGAAAAGGTTATTCAGATGAAGTATTCATCGTTACTAGTGGCGAGATGATGAGTATGTATGCAGCCAATAACATTGCAACAGCAGTTAAGCAGTTTTCTAACAGAGAATATGCATCTTTAGGTGGATTGATACTTAATGCCAAAAATATTGAAAATGAAACAAAGCTAGTAGAAAATCTCAGTAAAGAACTAAAAACAACTATTATACAGCGAATTCCAAGAAATCCAATAGTCCAAAAGGCAGAAAATCTAGGGAAAACTGTTGTAGAAGCTTTTCCTGAGGATGATATGTCTTCTGTCTATATGGAATTAGCTGAAAAAATTATTTAG
- a CDS encoding ABC transporter substrate-binding protein produces the protein MKNIGIVGLLVLVLILGVGCSSNKKAVTEKDVSTNTNVKEDIDNNQKEDNKNIEQHGDEKIDDMTSASKTEEKNSVLEFDEIPNKVAVGTIGLVEVFDVLGIDLVGVPSSDSNIPERYKDLPSIGMSMQPDMEKLKSLELDVFITDSALKNSLQESLENKKIRTEFIQTSGYNDIINSIETIGKAFDKEDEAKGIVDKMNNTEKEVMDKIEGKEVKKVMIIFGTPESFMLATDMSYIGDLANRLNLENITDDMEIKSPYVPFSIESVVSMNPDVILRFTHADPEVSRQMFEKEFSENPVWNALDAVKNEQVFDLDPEYFGVVANIRCSEALESLYDIIYGE, from the coding sequence ATGAAAAATATAGGGATAGTTGGTTTATTAGTGTTGGTGTTGATACTAGGTGTAGGTTGCAGTTCCAACAAGAAAGCTGTAACTGAAAAAGATGTGTCTACAAATACTAATGTGAAGGAAGATATTGACAATAACCAAAAAGAAGATAATAAAAATATTGAGCAACATGGTGATGAAAAAATCGATGATATGACAAGTGCATCCAAAACGGAAGAGAAAAATAGTGTTTTAGAATTTGACGAGATACCTAATAAAGTTGCTGTAGGAACAATAGGATTAGTTGAAGTTTTTGATGTTCTAGGGATAGATCTAGTTGGTGTTCCTTCTTCTGATTCTAATATACCAGAACGATATAAGGATCTTCCATCTATAGGAATGAGTATGCAACCAGATATGGAAAAACTAAAAAGCCTTGAATTGGATGTGTTCATTACTGATAGTGCTTTAAAAAATAGTCTACAAGAAAGTTTAGAGAATAAAAAGATAAGAACGGAATTTATACAAACCAGTGGATACAATGACATTATAAACTCTATAGAAACAATCGGTAAAGCTTTTGATAAAGAAGATGAAGCTAAAGGAATCGTAGATAAAATGAATAATACCGAAAAAGAGGTTATGGATAAAATAGAAGGAAAAGAAGTAAAAAAGGTTATGATAATATTTGGTACACCGGAAAGTTTTATGTTGGCAACAGATATGTCTTACATAGGAGATTTGGCTAATCGCTTGAATCTTGAAAATATAACTGATGATATGGAAATAAAAAGTCCTTACGTACCATTTAGCATAGAGTCCGTTGTATCAATGAATCCAGATGTTATCCTTAGATTCACTCATGCAGATCCAGAAGTAAGCAGACAGATGTTTGAAAAAGAATTCTCAGAAAATCCTGTATGGAATGCACTGGATGCAGTTAAAAACGAACAAGTATTCGATCTTGATCCTGAATATTTTGGGGTTGTTGCTAATATCAGATGTTCTGAAGCTTTAGAATCATTATACGACATAATTTATGGTGAGTAA
- a CDS encoding FecCD family ABC transporter permease has protein sequence MVKKWLKSKLIIIIVVLIVSILLGICLGSVRISLKEIISSFFNDEYTVNKAIINDIRLPRVWIAVFVGANLSASGALLQSVMRNPLADPGITGVSSGASLFAIIILLLFPSYVSLVPIAAFVGGIIACAVVYGLAWKGGEIEPIRIVLAGVAVNAILGGATGLLSLLNSDKIQGVMLWTNGSLSTVSWPDVKILGIYSFIGIILALICIRPANVLQLGDDVAKNLGYNVNVTRILISLVAVFLAGVSVAFVGIIGFVGLVVPHICRLLFGSDYKWLLPLSMIMGGAVLVIADTLARMIAAPIELPVGTMMAMLGGPFFLYLLRRGARR, from the coding sequence ATGGTTAAAAAATGGCTTAAATCAAAGCTTATAATTATAATAGTTGTACTTATAGTATCAATTTTGTTAGGTATTTGTTTGGGAAGCGTCAGAATATCATTAAAAGAAATAATTAGTAGTTTCTTCAATGATGAATATACAGTCAATAAAGCAATCATTAATGACATAAGGCTTCCACGTGTATGGATAGCGGTATTTGTTGGAGCTAATTTGTCAGCAAGTGGAGCTCTTCTACAATCCGTTATGAGAAATCCATTAGCTGACCCAGGGATTACAGGGGTATCATCAGGAGCCAGTTTATTCGCTATTATCATATTGCTGTTGTTCCCTAGCTATGTATCTTTAGTACCTATAGCTGCTTTCGTAGGAGGTATCATAGCTTGTGCCGTAGTCTATGGATTGGCATGGAAGGGTGGAGAAATTGAACCTATCCGTATCGTTCTGGCTGGAGTCGCTGTTAATGCTATTCTAGGTGGAGCCACAGGATTACTTTCTCTTCTTAATTCAGATAAAATACAAGGGGTCATGTTATGGACTAATGGTTCATTATCTACCGTATCATGGCCAGATGTGAAGATATTAGGCATATATTCCTTTATTGGTATCATATTAGCACTTATATGTATAAGACCTGCCAATGTATTGCAACTTGGTGACGATGTAGCTAAGAATCTAGGATATAACGTGAACGTAACTAGGATACTTATTTCTCTAGTAGCAGTATTTTTAGCAGGAGTAAGTGTTGCTTTTGTTGGAATCATAGGATTCGTAGGATTAGTTGTGCCTCATATATGTAGATTACTATTCGGGTCTGATTACAAATGGCTGTTGCCTCTCAGTATGATTATGGGAGGGGCAGTATTAGTAATAGCAGATACATTAGCTAGAATGATAGCTGCACCTATTGAGTTACCTGTTGGTACTATGATGGCAATGCTGGGTGGACCATTCTTTTTATATTTATTGAGAAGGGGTGCTAGAAGATGA
- a CDS encoding nitrogenase component 1 yields the protein MKLYRDNPIASDRMGILWALNGIEDAVIIEFGPAGTTHFSIEGLMQFGIDIKAKTFTTHMDEHDVTFGNEDRIIDAIIEVDLIEKPKYLFVIGSSITSIIGIDLESVRLQVQDKIRSKIILLPDCDFQNDYRYGVEMTLKILVDEVVKNAPVLEKSQYYNILGLGIYDYNRSSDLYEIRRLMKDNFSLELATTFMLDTNLESIEQASRAMINIVIHEEGIAAAEILREQYNQPYICVTPYGIKGTKKWLKCIGDLLNISYNSTDNNELELIAYKESDLKRRISKLDNNRVYINNNIHNKCLEDYLSDLGFKKTNDNKKSIINFSDGIEALKKPNVIQINYPSFGQENGYQYTPYMGYRGAHYLAQKIYNTITKAEVLN from the coding sequence ATGAAATTATATAGAGATAATCCGATAGCTTCAGATAGAATGGGTATACTATGGGCTCTTAATGGCATAGAAGATGCTGTAATTATTGAATTCGGTCCTGCTGGTACAACGCATTTTTCAATTGAAGGACTTATGCAGTTCGGTATTGATATAAAAGCTAAAACTTTTACGACTCATATGGATGAACATGATGTAACATTCGGTAATGAAGATCGAATCATTGATGCAATTATAGAAGTTGACCTAATTGAAAAACCAAAATATTTATTTGTTATTGGTTCGTCTATTACGTCAATAATTGGTATTGATTTGGAAAGTGTCAGATTACAAGTACAGGACAAGATTCGCAGTAAAATAATTTTATTGCCAGATTGTGATTTCCAGAATGACTATAGATATGGTGTAGAAATGACATTAAAGATATTAGTCGATGAAGTAGTGAAGAATGCTCCTGTTTTAGAGAAATCTCAATATTATAATATACTTGGTTTAGGAATCTATGATTATAACCGATCTAGTGATTTGTATGAAATAAGAAGATTAATGAAAGATAATTTTTCTCTTGAACTGGCTACAACTTTTATGTTAGACACTAATTTAGAATCTATAGAACAAGCTTCCAGAGCGATGATTAATATAGTTATCCATGAAGAAGGAATCGCGGCAGCTGAGATATTGAGAGAACAATATAATCAACCATATATTTGTGTAACTCCTTATGGTATTAAAGGTACTAAAAAGTGGTTAAAGTGTATTGGTGACTTATTGAATATATCATATAATTCAACTGACAATAATGAATTGGAACTTATAGCTTATAAAGAAAGTGATCTAAAAAGAAGAATATCAAAACTTGACAACAATAGAGTATATATAAATAATAATATACATAATAAATGCCTAGAGGATTATTTGAGTGATTTGGGATTCAAAAAAACCAATGATAATAAAAAATCCATTATCAATTTTTCTGATGGGATAGAAGCATTAAAAAAACCAAATGTAATACAGATAAATTATCCAAGCTTCGGACAAGAGAATGGATATCAATACACACCATATATGGGGTATAGAGGAGCTCATTATCTTGCGCAGAAAATATATAATACTATAACAAAAGCGGAAGTATTAAATTAA
- a CDS encoding ABC transporter ATP-binding protein, translated as MIELKQISFSYNERPFINDLDLTINKGEILSIVGPNGSGKSTILKNITKKLEYQKGKILIEQDDIEHLSPKRIAKKLASLSQHNRSSTDFIVRQLVLYGRMPHKKWYEPMSDYDREQIDVAMEKTGVMHLADKPVNSLSGGEQQRVWIAMTLARNPKILLLDEPTTYLDICHQLEILDLVKELNRELNMTVVMVLHDLNQACQYSHRVCVMKKGSIVRIGEPDKIFSSTLLRDVYNVEAIVAQDENGRVNIRPIKVFKGGKNNVK; from the coding sequence ATGATAGAGTTAAAACAGATTTCATTCTCATACAACGAAAGACCATTCATTAATGATCTTGATCTGACAATTAATAAAGGAGAGATATTATCTATTGTTGGACCTAATGGTTCTGGAAAATCAACAATACTGAAAAATATAACTAAGAAACTGGAATATCAAAAAGGAAAAATTTTAATTGAGCAAGATGATATAGAACATCTATCTCCTAAAAGAATTGCTAAGAAACTCGCATCATTAAGTCAGCATAATAGGTCTTCAACTGATTTTATAGTAAGACAACTGGTGTTATATGGAAGAATGCCACATAAAAAATGGTATGAGCCAATGAGTGACTATGATAGAGAACAAATTGATGTTGCCATGGAAAAAACAGGAGTCATGCATTTAGCTGACAAACCAGTCAATTCATTATCTGGGGGAGAACAGCAGAGAGTATGGATAGCCATGACATTAGCTAGAAATCCAAAAATATTATTATTGGATGAACCCACTACATATTTAGATATATGCCATCAATTGGAAATATTGGATTTAGTTAAGGAATTGAATAGAGAACTTAATATGACAGTTGTTATGGTTCTACATGATTTGAATCAAGCTTGTCAATATTCACATAGAGTATGTGTTATGAAAAAAGGCAGTATAGTAAGAATAGGGGAACCTGATAAAATATTTAGTTCAACTTTATTAAGGGATGTATATAATGTTGAAGCTATTGTTGCCCAGGATGAAAATGGTAGAGTTAACATAAGACCCATCAAAGTATTTAAAGGAGGGAAAAATAATGTTAAGTGA
- a CDS encoding Fur family transcriptional regulator, translated as MKTSSNANQVMNDLMEKMDIRMTYQRKIILSILIDNIDKHLTANEIYSLIKVKNDVIGMATIYRTIDILLDKGIVIKHDFGDSAAKYELEIEKNKNHHHLICKKCGKVIEVSGLLKEDFYEKILREKGFQCTEYRLKIFGYCDKCRS; from the coding sequence GTGAAAACGAGTTCAAATGCTAATCAAGTCATGAATGATTTAATGGAAAAGATGGATATAAGAATGACTTATCAAAGGAAAATAATTTTGAGTATCCTCATTGATAATATTGATAAGCATCTTACAGCTAATGAGATATATTCATTAATTAAAGTGAAAAATGATGTTATAGGTATGGCTACAATTTATAGAACTATTGATATTCTATTGGATAAAGGAATTGTAATAAAACATGATTTCGGTGATAGTGCTGCCAAATATGAATTGGAAATAGAAAAAAATAAGAATCATCATCACTTAATATGCAAAAAATGTGGAAAAGTCATAGAAGTATCAGGATTATTGAAAGAAGATTTTTATGAGAAAATATTACGAGAAAAAGGATTTCAGTGTACAGAATATCGGTTGAAGATTTTTGGCTATTGTGATAAATGTAGAAGTTAA
- a CDS encoding FUSC family protein — MMKIGSRNIKTAISVFICISIFQLLNRPYPFYACIAAVICMKNNFQNSFVIGKNRMIGTTIGGTIGLALTLIFGNPSIVVGLGIVLVIYLCNLCKQSDSIVIACIVFIAIMTNLKGTPSYIYAVNRVIDTFIGIIVSIVVNVFPRIKDIRKQ, encoded by the coding sequence ATGATGAAAATTGGTTCACGCAATATAAAAACTGCAATATCAGTTTTTATTTGTATAAGTATTTTTCAATTATTGAACAGACCATATCCATTCTATGCATGTATAGCTGCGGTTATTTGTATGAAGAATAATTTCCAGAATTCTTTTGTTATAGGTAAAAACAGAATGATAGGTACAACTATTGGTGGAACAATTGGACTTGCTTTGACTTTAATCTTTGGAAATCCTTCAATTGTTGTTGGGTTAGGGATTGTTTTAGTCATTTACTTATGTAACCTTTGTAAACAAAGTGATTCGATAGTGATAGCTTGTATTGTGTTTATAGCTATTATGACTAATCTGAAGGGTACTCCATCTTATATATATGCAGTTAATAGAGTAATAGATACTTTTATTGGAATTATAGTTTCAATAGTTGTTAATGTGTTTCCTAGAATAAAAGACATTAGGAAACAATAG
- a CDS encoding SufB/SufD family protein yields the protein MRSVKHANYLQVDNEVQIYKEKDVIILPIAKAFELYEWIRGFYCKRPEQGYFIWIQRSIENPIITNILMESLYVEQNTNNFVVLEKGVNAKLKSVCAARKKYLYGKHTGTTKIVAKERAELEINNYHTWGKYDTVDSTIELILNKNSQISYSQKCDEVPMQLRMKNSNYLDEKASLNFVTTVLANRGKVEMYDDTYINGDGANGLSRVRMISRQKSHIEAYSNMIGNKAGTGHLDCMGLLLSENGSIIAEPKLINRNKDASLTHEASVGKISEDILNYLRSRGLTEDQAIDLVVTGFLGEEEDIVIDGSNISTKQYM from the coding sequence ATGAGAAGTGTAAAACATGCAAATTATCTTCAAGTAGATAATGAAGTACAGATATATAAAGAAAAAGATGTGATTATTTTACCTATTGCTAAAGCATTCGAGTTATATGAATGGATTAGGGGATTTTATTGTAAAAGACCAGAACAAGGTTATTTTATTTGGATTCAGAGATCTATCGAAAACCCTATTATAACTAATATACTTATGGAATCTCTCTATGTAGAGCAAAACACTAACAATTTTGTTGTACTAGAAAAGGGTGTTAACGCTAAATTGAAAAGTGTATGTGCTGCAAGGAAAAAATATTTATATGGCAAACATACAGGAACTACGAAAATTGTCGCCAAAGAGAGAGCAGAATTGGAAATTAATAATTATCATACTTGGGGTAAATATGATACGGTTGATTCAACTATAGAATTAATACTAAATAAAAATTCTCAGATATCATATAGTCAAAAATGTGATGAAGTGCCTATGCAGTTAAGAATGAAAAACAGTAATTATTTAGATGAAAAAGCTTCTCTTAATTTTGTTACCACAGTACTAGCGAATCGTGGAAAAGTCGAAATGTATGACGATACTTATATTAATGGAGATGGAGCTAATGGTTTATCAAGAGTAAGAATGATATCAAGACAAAAATCTCATATAGAAGCCTATAGTAATATGATAGGTAATAAAGCAGGAACAGGTCATTTGGATTGTATGGGATTATTACTATCCGAAAATGGAAGTATAATAGCAGAACCAAAACTTATAAATAGAAATAAAGACGCATCATTGACTCATGAAGCATCTGTAGGTAAGATTTCTGAAGACATACTTAATTATCTAAGAAGTCGAGGATTGACAGAAGACCAAGCAATAGATTTAGTTGTTACTGGTTTCTTAGGTGAAGAAGAAGATATAGTTATTGATGGCAGCAATATATCTACCAAACAATATATGTAA
- a CDS encoding nitrogenase component 1, producing MLSDEYRLSNIVEDKDIKTLSKAQFPGPHCPLFGAVMTASYIEDLTLLIIGTEECTYYGKDFAMIRQNGKDRVYSAVLEQHDITFGCEEDLKNIIKEIDRKEKPKALMVITTCVVELIGEDVESILRSLRKEVDTKLLIVKTEHFKCNSHIDGVKKALEQLASLMIPMEKKERTVNILGFKYLGIEKTELYKELRRNNVDISMTIPTKVNIESIQKAVASSLNIVVEPTAMGLAEEMKNQLDIPYIVFPMALDVDKIKDAYEQIGDILDIDFDYIVKEKYNTVNDNLITAKQYLRDKTFIYGNTPFNCFEFCLFLVELGMVPIIIQCRELMKDDRKVIDELIDRGIDPYIVRMANIAPLRRIYDELSPNYYFGHESPMTLAKHNIIQVVTDNCAKKLGFEKITEVIDTIINEKGIFSLMGGDNIVLEDKVKDKIKNLKNVPKPMKDLLMNMKEMPQGMKEALLTVDEKDSLIDMMKSHGNRMERRH from the coding sequence ATGTTAAGTGATGAATATAGATTAAGTAATATTGTAGAAGATAAAGATATTAAGACCCTGAGTAAAGCTCAGTTTCCTGGGCCTCATTGTCCACTTTTTGGAGCAGTCATGACAGCTTCTTATATAGAAGATCTAACGCTTCTTATAATAGGAACAGAAGAATGTACATATTATGGTAAAGACTTCGCTATGATACGTCAAAATGGTAAAGACCGTGTGTACTCAGCTGTTCTAGAACAACATGATATTACCTTTGGATGTGAAGAAGATTTAAAAAACATAATTAAAGAAATTGATAGAAAAGAGAAACCAAAAGCATTGATGGTCATAACAACTTGTGTTGTTGAACTTATTGGAGAAGATGTAGAGAGCATATTACGAAGTCTAAGAAAAGAAGTGGATACTAAATTACTTATTGTGAAAACTGAGCATTTTAAATGTAATAGTCATATTGATGGTGTAAAAAAAGCGTTAGAACAATTAGCATCACTTATGATTCCTATGGAAAAAAAAGAAAGAACCGTCAATATATTAGGATTCAAATATCTAGGGATAGAGAAAACAGAATTATATAAAGAGTTAAGAAGAAATAATGTAGATATATCTATGACAATTCCAACTAAGGTTAATATTGAATCTATACAAAAAGCTGTTGCCAGTTCATTGAATATAGTAGTAGAACCCACTGCTATGGGGCTTGCTGAGGAAATGAAGAATCAATTAGATATACCTTATATAGTTTTTCCTATGGCTCTTGATGTAGATAAGATAAAAGATGCTTATGAACAGATAGGTGATATCTTAGATATTGATTTTGATTATATAGTGAAAGAAAAATATAATACTGTCAATGATAATTTGATTACTGCAAAACAATATTTAAGGGACAAAACATTCATCTATGGGAATACACCTTTCAATTGTTTTGAATTCTGTCTATTTTTGGTTGAGTTAGGAATGGTTCCTATTATAATCCAATGTAGAGAGTTAATGAAAGACGATAGGAAAGTAATTGATGAATTAATAGATAGAGGGATAGATCCATATATTGTGCGAATGGCTAATATTGCACCACTAAGAAGGATATATGATGAACTTAGTCCAAATTATTATTTTGGACACGAAAGCCCTATGACACTTGCAAAACACAATATCATTCAAGTAGTGACTGATAATTGTGCTAAAAAGTTAGGATTTGAAAAAATAACAGAGGTTATTGATACGATAATAAATGAAAAAGGTATTTTTAGCCTTATGGGTGGAGATAACATTGTATTAGAAGATAAAGTAAAAGATAAAATAAAAAATCTAAAGAACGTTCCGAAACCAATGAAAGATCTTTTAATGAACATGAAAGAAATGCCACAAGGAATGAAAGAAGCGTTGTTAACAGTAGATGAAAAGGATTCTTTGATTGATATGATGAAAAGTCATGGAAACAGAATGGAAAGGAGGCATTAG